In a genomic window of Variovorax paradoxus:
- a CDS encoding iron-containing alcohol dehydrogenase codes for MALIQYLTQIQFEFGAVKLLSSECARIGIHRPLIVTDAGVRAAGILQKAIDAIADLEVTIFDQTPSNPTEAAVRAAVELYRGGRCDGLIAVGGGSAIDCAKGVAIAATHEGPLKTYATIEGGSPKITDRAVPLIAVPTTSGTGSEVARGAIVIVDDHRKLGFHSWFLMPKAAICDPELTLGLPPRLTAATGMDAIAHCMETFMSAAFNPPADGIGLDGLERAWGHIERATKDGSDREARLNLMSASMQGAMAFQKGLGCVHSLSHSLGGVDPRLHHGTLNALFLPAVIHFNAGAESVQKEQRLQRMAQAMHLDSAGDLGDAIRDMSARLGLPKGLAEVGVTPALFEQIIDGAMADHCHKTNPRLATRDDYRAMLEASM; via the coding sequence ATGGCCCTCATCCAATACCTGACCCAGATCCAGTTCGAATTCGGCGCGGTGAAGCTGCTGTCGAGCGAGTGCGCGCGCATCGGCATCCACCGCCCGCTGATCGTGACCGACGCCGGCGTGCGCGCGGCCGGCATCCTGCAGAAGGCGATCGACGCCATCGCCGACCTCGAGGTCACGATCTTCGACCAGACCCCGTCCAACCCGACCGAGGCCGCCGTGCGCGCGGCCGTCGAGCTCTACCGCGGCGGCCGCTGCGACGGCCTGATCGCCGTGGGCGGCGGCTCGGCCATCGACTGCGCCAAGGGCGTGGCGATCGCGGCCACGCACGAAGGCCCGCTCAAGACCTACGCCACCATCGAGGGCGGCTCGCCGAAGATCACCGACCGTGCGGTGCCGCTGATCGCGGTGCCCACCACCAGCGGCACCGGCAGCGAGGTCGCGCGCGGCGCGATCGTGATCGTCGACGACCACCGCAAGCTCGGCTTCCACAGCTGGTTCCTGATGCCCAAGGCCGCGATCTGCGACCCCGAACTCACGCTCGGCCTGCCGCCGCGCCTGACCGCCGCCACCGGCATGGACGCGATCGCGCACTGCATGGAGACCTTCATGTCGGCCGCCTTCAACCCGCCGGCCGACGGCATCGGCCTCGACGGCCTCGAGCGCGCCTGGGGCCACATCGAACGCGCCACCAAGGACGGCAGCGACCGCGAGGCACGCCTGAACCTCATGAGCGCCTCGATGCAGGGCGCGATGGCGTTCCAGAAGGGCCTGGGCTGCGTGCACTCGCTGAGCCACAGCCTCGGCGGCGTCGATCCGCGCCTGCACCACGGCACGCTCAACGCGCTGTTCCTGCCCGCGGTGATCCACTTCAACGCCGGTGCCGAGTCGGTGCAGAAGGAGCAGCGGCTGCAGCGCATGGCGCAGGCCATGCACCTCGATTCGGCCGGCGACCTCGGCGATGCGATCCGCGACATGAGCGCGCGCCTCGGCCTGCCCAAGGGCCTGGCCGAAGTGGGCGTGACGCCCGCGTTGTTCGAGCAGATCATCGACGGCGCGATGGCCGACCACTGCCACAAGACCAACCCGCGGCTGGCCACGCGCGACGACTACCGCGCGATGCTCGAAGCCTCGATGTGA
- the tssI gene encoding type VI secretion system tip protein VgrG, producing the protein MTRTIRVHTALSAEQLKFRAMRGQEGLSRLFEFEVDMVSTSFNLDLKTLLGTSLSIEVSDDAGPRFLNGTVVRFELLGRANETGRHYVYRALVQPWLWYLTRTTDSRIFQNRSVPEVLDEVLGKYGFEYEKRLTGSYRSWENCVQYQESDFAFASRLMEHEGISYHFEHSNGSHLLVLADDAGAYRPLPGYASIPYRPRDRVVDALEPCIDRWRVAEQITSGRVMLDDFDFRKSRASLQSVQQDPKGHEHASYEVYEWLGGYSEHQQGDTYARIRLQELQCAHELAAGHTNVAGMAPGYLFSLTLCPREADNREYLVTETRYDLQEPEYSSGGSAESVCEFDFSVLPSSVVHRPARKTPRPRTNGPQTATVVGPQEIWTDRFGRVKLQFRWDRYGQADENSSCWVRVSSSWAGANFGTMHMPRVGQEVIVDFIGGEPDRPIITGRVYNSDQMPPWELPANATASGILTRSSEGGAANQANMLRFEDRTGAEQILLHAERNLDVEVEADETHTTDGTRTTLIKGHESATYKDGETRDITAGAQETITGGDTRDVTGGFNETISGGVNQRITGGKNRNLAGGLNDTITGGVNLAITGGFHGTIDGQEIRFVSGGRNDTINTGNNTTVNGPSTTIVTGPTVHTSPDVTFNTTNHIHNTTQHVINTNVYNTTSTTYNNTTNNYTNNSTVYNNNYASSGDWRLARVGGVGFRLSLVGMSLDVWGARLQYYAALNAQLATVKIDVAIFSLKNAPLKISTTGLKIANKGMLIATGGLAAKFKVLTLVA; encoded by the coding sequence ATGACGCGAACCATCCGGGTCCACACCGCACTGAGCGCCGAGCAACTGAAGTTTCGCGCGATGCGGGGACAGGAAGGCCTCTCCCGGCTCTTCGAGTTCGAGGTCGACATGGTCAGCACCAGCTTCAACCTCGACCTGAAGACACTGCTGGGCACCTCGCTGAGCATCGAGGTCTCGGACGACGCCGGCCCGCGCTTCCTCAACGGCACCGTGGTGCGCTTCGAGCTGCTGGGCCGCGCCAACGAGACCGGCCGCCACTACGTCTACCGCGCGCTGGTGCAGCCCTGGCTCTGGTACCTCACGCGCACCACCGACAGCCGCATCTTCCAGAACAGGAGCGTGCCCGAGGTGCTCGACGAGGTGCTCGGCAAGTACGGCTTCGAGTACGAGAAGCGACTGACCGGCAGCTACCGCAGCTGGGAGAACTGCGTGCAGTACCAGGAGAGCGACTTCGCCTTCGCGAGCCGGCTCATGGAGCACGAGGGCATCTCCTACCACTTCGAGCACAGCAACGGCTCGCACCTGCTGGTGCTGGCCGACGACGCCGGCGCCTACCGGCCGCTGCCCGGCTACGCCAGCATTCCCTACCGGCCGCGCGACCGCGTGGTCGACGCGCTCGAGCCCTGCATCGACCGCTGGCGCGTGGCCGAGCAGATCACCTCGGGCCGCGTGATGCTCGACGACTTCGATTTCCGCAAGTCGCGCGCCTCGCTGCAGAGCGTGCAGCAGGACCCCAAGGGCCACGAGCACGCCTCGTACGAGGTCTACGAATGGCTGGGCGGCTACAGCGAGCACCAGCAGGGCGACACCTATGCGCGCATCCGGCTGCAGGAGCTGCAGTGCGCGCACGAACTGGCCGCGGGCCACACCAACGTGGCGGGCATGGCGCCGGGCTACCTGTTCTCGCTCACCCTTTGCCCGCGCGAGGCCGACAACCGCGAGTACCTGGTCACCGAGACCCGCTACGACCTGCAGGAGCCCGAGTACTCGAGCGGCGGCAGCGCCGAATCGGTGTGCGAGTTCGACTTCAGCGTGCTGCCCTCCTCCGTGGTCCACCGGCCCGCGCGCAAGACGCCGCGCCCGCGCACCAACGGCCCGCAGACCGCCACCGTGGTCGGCCCGCAGGAGATCTGGACCGACCGCTTCGGGCGCGTGAAGCTGCAGTTCCGCTGGGACCGCTACGGCCAGGCCGACGAGAACAGCTCCTGCTGGGTGCGCGTGTCGAGCAGCTGGGCCGGCGCGAACTTCGGCACCATGCACATGCCGCGCGTGGGCCAGGAGGTCATCGTCGACTTCATCGGCGGCGAGCCCGACCGGCCGATCATCACCGGCCGCGTCTACAACAGCGACCAGATGCCGCCGTGGGAGCTGCCGGCCAACGCCACGGCCAGCGGCATCCTCACGCGCTCGAGCGAAGGCGGCGCGGCCAACCAGGCGAACATGCTGCGCTTCGAGGACCGCACCGGCGCCGAGCAGATCCTGCTGCATGCCGAGCGCAACCTCGACGTGGAGGTCGAGGCCGACGAGACCCACACCACCGACGGCACCCGCACCACGCTGATCAAGGGCCACGAGTCGGCCACCTACAAGGACGGCGAGACGCGCGACATCACCGCGGGCGCGCAGGAGACCATCACCGGCGGCGACACGCGCGACGTGACCGGCGGCTTCAACGAGACCATCAGCGGCGGCGTCAACCAGCGCATCACGGGCGGCAAGAACCGCAACCTGGCCGGCGGCCTGAACGACACCATCACCGGCGGCGTCAACCTCGCGATCACCGGCGGCTTCCACGGCACCATCGACGGCCAGGAGATCCGCTTCGTGAGCGGCGGGCGCAACGACACCATCAACACCGGCAACAACACGACGGTCAACGGCCCCTCGACCACCATCGTGACCGGCCCGACGGTGCACACCTCGCCGGACGTGACCTTCAACACCACGAACCACATCCACAACACGACGCAGCACGTCATCAACACCAACGTCTACAACACGACCTCGACCACCTACAACAACACCACCAACAACTACACCAACAACTCCACCGTCTACAACAACAACTACGCCTCGAGCGGCGACTGGCGGCTCGCGCGCGTGGGTGGCGTGGGCTTCCGGCTGAGCCTGGTGGGGATGTCGCTCGACGTGTGGGGCGCGCGGCTGCAGTACTACGCGGCGCTCAATGCGCAGCTCGCGACAGTCAAGATCGACGTGGCCATCTTCTCGCTGAAGAACGCGCCGCTGAAGATCAGCACCACCGGCCTGAAGATCGCCAACAAGGGCATGCTGATCGCGACCGGCGGCCTGGCGGCGAAGTTCAAGGTGCTGACCCTGGTGGCCTGA
- a CDS encoding DUF2169 domain-containing protein, with the protein MKTVKPLRLSVITRPFLRQGQQRLALTVMGMVSMGEEPVLLPETEFWKTVSEELGPTGAIDLGMPKACAEFLATGHAYTHHQAEKTACAVELRVGALARQLVVFGDRYWVDGRASAPQPFESMRLDWSRAYGGPAFADNPLGIGHQPELVNGLWVQRLPNVEHPQRRIDHPGREMEPACFGAIDVSWPARMRLIGSDYGAHWREHLFPGFAQDMDWRLFNAAAPEQRWTQADRIAGGTPYAIWNMHPAQPVQRGRLPDWRARGFVARKAQAGSDEPEHFDEVELRLTTAWFFPHREQIALIFHGETAIAEDDAADITHLMPAIERAADAPRPLAHYLGILQRRSDPETGALHTFRDEELLPAETIGPWIDQLEDEESPLVRNMRERARVLREDLADQGVAAGHKPRHFKERAVPEPFTRRPSLSELPAFMERAKVYEREQLQKLEDGRRDLARHAKANAPESRKVGFDTGEMVDGAQRTEVKGPPAFDAKTVMQGLLGIAPATRSPQMPPEQQHALEQAAENGRRGLIDMYRLGAQHQSAADAMDGTRAAEARERVLQLMATTRDLSGLDLTGADLSGIDLRGARLHRTLLESASLAGAQLDGADATEAVLVRANLARASLAHCVLDRANLSLARCERTSFAHARLSETTSEKSRFDHCDFGGAQLAQLNLFGMHFEGCRFDDAHFDYVTLLEGSRLVDCGFRGATLHKFGLISCEVEGLDFTGASLEACAWAHTVADRRVSFRGATLRTTCFVGTSSLRTVDFEGATLVHCSLREMQLEGARFVRATLDTCDLSGCVLTGADLGAIDAPDSLFIRADFTQASLRGANLMNAHLQKSRLLSCDLREANLFRADVSQTVIDTVTDTHGAHLEQAKTLPRRAADPVQ; encoded by the coding sequence GTGAAAACAGTCAAACCCCTGCGGCTGAGCGTCATCACGCGCCCCTTCCTGCGACAAGGCCAACAGCGCCTTGCGCTCACGGTGATGGGCATGGTGTCGATGGGCGAAGAGCCGGTGCTGCTGCCCGAGACCGAGTTCTGGAAGACGGTCTCCGAAGAACTCGGTCCCACCGGCGCCATCGACCTCGGCATGCCCAAGGCCTGCGCCGAGTTTCTCGCCACCGGCCATGCCTACACCCATCACCAGGCCGAGAAGACGGCCTGCGCGGTCGAGCTGCGCGTGGGCGCGCTCGCGCGGCAACTGGTGGTGTTCGGCGACCGCTACTGGGTCGACGGCCGCGCGAGCGCGCCGCAGCCCTTCGAATCGATGCGGCTGGACTGGAGCCGCGCCTATGGCGGCCCGGCCTTCGCCGACAACCCGCTGGGCATCGGCCACCAGCCCGAACTCGTGAACGGGCTGTGGGTGCAGCGCTTGCCCAACGTCGAGCATCCGCAGCGCCGCATCGACCATCCGGGCCGCGAGATGGAGCCGGCCTGCTTCGGCGCGATCGACGTGAGCTGGCCCGCGCGCATGCGGCTGATCGGCAGCGACTACGGCGCGCACTGGCGCGAGCACCTGTTCCCCGGTTTCGCACAGGACATGGACTGGCGTCTCTTCAACGCCGCCGCGCCCGAGCAGCGCTGGACCCAGGCCGACCGCATCGCGGGCGGCACGCCCTACGCGATCTGGAACATGCATCCCGCGCAGCCCGTGCAGCGCGGCCGGTTGCCCGACTGGCGCGCGCGCGGCTTCGTGGCGCGCAAGGCGCAGGCCGGCAGCGACGAGCCCGAACATTTCGACGAGGTCGAGCTGCGGCTCACCACGGCCTGGTTCTTCCCGCACCGCGAACAGATTGCACTGATCTTCCATGGCGAGACCGCGATCGCCGAGGACGACGCCGCCGACATCACGCACCTCATGCCCGCGATCGAGCGCGCGGCCGATGCGCCGCGCCCGCTGGCCCACTACCTCGGGATCCTGCAGCGCCGCAGCGACCCCGAGACCGGCGCGCTCCACACCTTCCGCGACGAGGAGCTGCTGCCCGCCGAGACCATCGGCCCCTGGATCGACCAGCTCGAGGACGAGGAATCGCCGCTGGTGCGCAACATGCGCGAACGCGCGCGCGTGCTGCGCGAAGACCTCGCCGACCAGGGCGTGGCCGCCGGCCACAAGCCGCGCCACTTCAAGGAACGCGCGGTGCCCGAGCCCTTCACCAGACGGCCCAGCCTCAGCGAATTGCCCGCGTTCATGGAGCGCGCCAAGGTCTACGAGCGCGAACAGCTGCAGAAGCTCGAGGACGGCCGCCGCGACCTCGCGCGGCATGCGAAGGCCAATGCGCCCGAGTCGCGCAAGGTCGGCTTCGACACCGGCGAGATGGTCGACGGCGCGCAGCGCACCGAGGTCAAGGGCCCGCCGGCCTTCGATGCGAAGACCGTGATGCAGGGCCTGCTGGGCATCGCGCCCGCCACGCGCAGCCCGCAGATGCCGCCCGAGCAGCAACACGCGCTCGAGCAGGCGGCCGAGAACGGCCGCCGCGGCCTGATCGACATGTATCGGCTCGGCGCCCAGCACCAGAGCGCCGCCGATGCGATGGACGGCACGCGCGCGGCCGAGGCGCGCGAACGAGTGCTGCAACTCATGGCGACCACGCGCGATCTCTCGGGCCTGGACCTGACCGGCGCCGACCTCTCGGGCATCGACCTGCGCGGTGCGAGGCTGCACCGCACCCTGCTCGAGAGCGCCTCGCTCGCGGGCGCGCAGCTCGACGGCGCCGATGCCACCGAGGCCGTGCTGGTGCGCGCGAACCTCGCGCGGGCCTCGCTGGCCCACTGCGTGCTCGACCGCGCCAACCTGAGCCTCGCGCGCTGCGAGCGCACCTCGTTCGCGCACGCCCGGCTTTCCGAGACCACGAGCGAGAAGAGCCGCTTCGACCATTGCGACTTCGGCGGCGCGCAACTCGCGCAGCTGAACCTGTTCGGCATGCATTTCGAGGGCTGCCGTTTCGACGATGCGCATTTCGACTACGTGACCCTGCTCGAAGGCAGCCGGCTCGTGGACTGCGGCTTTCGCGGCGCCACGCTGCACAAGTTCGGCCTCATTTCTTGCGAGGTCGAGGGCCTGGACTTCACGGGCGCTTCGCTCGAAGCCTGCGCCTGGGCCCACACCGTGGCCGACCGGCGCGTGAGCTTTCGCGGCGCCACGCTGCGCACCACCTGCTTCGTCGGCACCAGCAGCCTGCGAACGGTCGATTTCGAAGGCGCCACGCTGGTCCATTGCAGCCTGCGCGAGATGCAGCTCGAGGGCGCGCGCTTCGTGCGCGCCACGCTCGACACCTGCGACCTCTCGGGCTGCGTGCTGACCGGCGCCGACCTCGGCGCCATCGATGCGCCCGACAGCCTGTTCATCCGCGCCGACTTCACCCAGGCCTCGCTGCGCGGCGCCAACCTCATGAATGCCCATCTGCAGAAATCCCGCCTGCTCTCCTGCGACCTGCGCGAAGCCAACCTGTTCCGCGCCGACGTCTCGCAGACCGTGATCGACACGGTGACCGACACCCACGGCGCCCATCTCGAACAGGCCAAGACGCTGCCGCGCCGCGCGGCGGATCCGGTGCAATGA
- a CDS encoding pentapeptide repeat-containing protein, whose protein sequence is MTPDTLALKLRGGEFIERQDFQGMRFDGLDLSGGALRDCDFSNASLRGAKLAESAFDACRFDGAVLDAADLQRAGFHRCSLARASLRGAAMSRAAFSDCELHEADAAEAKADLAAFHQSRLDGASFAGAELTKAVFGEASLAGTRFDAATLNTTVYYRAALRDARFTGASFHNVIFSEADLAGQDFSGQQFRLCQFIDAELGGCNFDRATLVQCNFKGAKLARAVLTAVHAPHCLFPEADLRHADARGGHFDQSLWVDARLDDADLSDARLEQCVFHRARCRRTSFARSRLVYADFAYADLGEADLRGAFFERTQMHRALLSGTRWGERGGVLDSDPALFEAERFSAARQDRPQRAGRDGFGRPLPSTSDDLEDLAP, encoded by the coding sequence ATGACGCCGGACACCCTGGCCCTGAAACTGCGCGGCGGCGAATTCATCGAGCGGCAGGACTTCCAGGGCATGCGCTTCGATGGCCTGGACCTCAGCGGCGGCGCCCTGCGCGACTGCGACTTCTCCAACGCCAGCCTGCGCGGCGCGAAGCTCGCCGAGTCGGCCTTCGATGCCTGCCGCTTCGACGGCGCCGTGCTCGACGCGGCCGACCTGCAGCGCGCGGGCTTCCACCGTTGCAGCCTGGCGCGCGCGAGCCTGCGCGGCGCCGCGATGAGCCGTGCGGCCTTCAGCGACTGCGAGCTGCACGAGGCCGATGCCGCCGAGGCCAAGGCCGACCTCGCTGCCTTTCACCAGAGCCGGCTCGATGGCGCGAGCTTCGCGGGCGCGGAGCTCACGAAGGCCGTGTTCGGCGAAGCTAGCCTGGCCGGCACCCGCTTCGACGCGGCGACGCTGAACACCACCGTCTACTACCGCGCCGCGCTGCGCGATGCGCGCTTCACGGGCGCCAGCTTCCACAACGTGATCTTCAGCGAGGCCGATCTCGCGGGCCAGGACTTCTCGGGCCAGCAGTTCCGGCTCTGCCAGTTCATCGATGCCGAGCTCGGCGGCTGCAACTTCGACCGCGCGACGCTGGTCCAGTGCAACTTCAAGGGCGCGAAGCTCGCGCGCGCGGTGCTCACCGCGGTGCATGCGCCGCATTGCCTGTTTCCCGAGGCCGACCTGCGGCATGCCGATGCGCGCGGCGGTCATTTCGACCAGAGCCTGTGGGTCGATGCGCGGCTCGACGACGCCGACTTGTCGGACGCGCGGCTCGAGCAGTGCGTGTTCCACCGCGCGCGCTGCCGGCGTACCTCGTTCGCGCGCAGCCGGCTCGTGTATGCGGACTTCGCCTATGCCGACCTCGGCGAGGCCGACCTGCGCGGCGCCTTCTTCGAGCGCACGCAGATGCACCGCGCGCTGCTGTCCGGCACCCGCTGGGGCGAGCGCGGCGGCGTGCTCGACAGCGACCCGGCCCTGTTCGAGGCCGAGCGCTTCTCGGCCGCGCGCCAGGACCGGCCGCAACGCGCGGGCCGCGACGGCTTCGGCCGGCCGTTGCCTTCCACTTCCGACGACCTCGAGGACCTCGCACCATGA
- a CDS encoding DUF3540 domain-containing protein, with amino-acid sequence MSPAALRERASPPASFPAAHDAPDMQTLLHRPLPAPAAWTGNALGTVVQALPGDAFLVEAEAGGERWHCPRAASCLLQPSVGDTVLVAGPRRDQAYLIAVIVQADPAQARLAVKGVLTLQAGTRLELAAPELDLQARKAQVEIGEMDYRGGEVRITTLIARFVGRTCETVLDRLSVLTRSSFRLTEEVEQVRAGQIDYQAEETLRLHAKNTLVSSKGLVKVDAEQIHMG; translated from the coding sequence ATGAGCCCTGCCGCCCTGCGCGAACGCGCCTCTCCTCCCGCATCTTTTCCCGCCGCGCACGATGCGCCCGACATGCAGACCTTGCTGCACCGCCCACTGCCCGCGCCCGCCGCCTGGACCGGCAATGCGCTCGGCACCGTGGTGCAGGCCTTGCCCGGCGATGCCTTCCTCGTCGAGGCCGAGGCCGGTGGCGAACGCTGGCACTGCCCGCGTGCCGCGAGTTGCCTGCTGCAGCCTTCGGTCGGCGACACGGTGCTGGTGGCCGGACCGCGGCGCGACCAGGCCTACCTGATCGCCGTCATCGTGCAGGCCGACCCGGCACAGGCGCGGCTCGCGGTCAAGGGCGTGCTCACGCTGCAGGCCGGCACCCGGCTCGAACTGGCCGCTCCCGAACTCGATCTGCAGGCGCGCAAGGCCCAGGTCGAGATCGGCGAGATGGACTACCGCGGCGGCGAAGTGCGCATCACCACGCTGATCGCGCGCTTCGTCGGCCGCACCTGCGAGACCGTGCTCGACCGGCTCAGCGTGCTCACGCGCTCGAGCTTCAGGCTCACCGAGGAGGTCGAGCAGGTGCGCGCGGGGCAGATCGACTACCAGGCCGAGGAGACCCTGCGGCTGCACGCGAAGAACACGCTCGTGAGCAGCAAGGGCCTGGTCAAGGTGGATGCCGAGCAGATCCACATGGGCTGA
- a CDS encoding DUF4150 domain-containing protein → MFANAQMMGVDLAFPDVCKTPPALPIPYPNIALGPTAIPNAWNILYGGTPAHNMATVTPITNGDNAGVLMGVVSQTVMGPSRHITGAFTVLLKGTPCTRMTSLSVQNRCNIVGMRIVPSQFKVLVLAA, encoded by the coding sequence ATGTTCGCCAACGCACAGATGATGGGCGTCGACCTCGCCTTCCCCGACGTCTGCAAGACGCCGCCGGCATTGCCGATCCCCTACCCCAACATCGCGCTCGGCCCGACGGCGATTCCCAACGCCTGGAACATCCTCTACGGCGGCACGCCGGCCCACAACATGGCGACCGTCACGCCGATCACCAACGGCGACAACGCGGGCGTGCTGATGGGCGTGGTCTCGCAGACGGTGATGGGGCCCTCGCGCCACATCACGGGCGCCTTCACCGTGCTGCTCAAGGGCACGCCGTGCACGCGCATGACCAGCCTGTCGGTGCAGAACCGCTGCAACATCGTCGGCATGCGGATCGTGCCGAGCCAGTTCAAGGTGCTGGTACTGGCGGCTTGA
- a CDS encoding tripartite tricarboxylate transporter substrate binding protein produces MPHALMSRRRFAIASSAAGAAATLGLPVLAQSAWPNKPIRIVVPYTPGGFTDQMARLVQIGLQTRLGQPVLIDNKPGANSLIGVDAVAKAAPDGSTFGVVIAAYAANTSLYPKLPYDPRKDLAGVSLMGVSPLLAAVNLDAPFKTARELIDYARANPGKVSFGSSGNGSAAHLTTELWKSLAKTYMIHIPYRGAVPALTDLMGGQIQLFFDAPTGLINQAKAGKIRLIGVAGDKRLPAVPEVPTFIEQGFAGFTGSTWAGMLAPAGTPREIVKRMSDEVARIIKSDETRAKLDAMGTFPAGGTPEEFDAFIASETAKWGAVIRTAGVKAE; encoded by the coding sequence ATGCCCCATGCCCTGATGTCGCGCCGCCGCTTTGCCATCGCCAGCTCCGCCGCCGGTGCGGCCGCCACGCTCGGGCTGCCGGTGCTCGCGCAGAGCGCCTGGCCCAACAAGCCGATCCGCATCGTCGTGCCCTACACGCCCGGCGGCTTCACCGACCAGATGGCGCGGCTGGTGCAGATCGGATTGCAGACGCGGCTGGGCCAGCCGGTGCTGATCGACAACAAGCCCGGCGCCAACAGCCTGATCGGCGTGGATGCGGTCGCCAAGGCCGCGCCCGATGGCAGCACCTTCGGCGTGGTGATCGCGGCCTACGCGGCCAACACCTCGCTCTATCCGAAGCTGCCCTACGACCCGCGCAAGGATCTCGCGGGCGTGTCGCTGATGGGCGTGTCGCCGCTGCTCGCGGCGGTCAACCTCGATGCGCCGTTCAAGACCGCGCGCGAGCTGATCGACTACGCGCGCGCCAATCCCGGCAAGGTGAGCTTCGGCTCGTCGGGCAACGGCTCGGCCGCGCACCTCACGACCGAGCTGTGGAAGTCGCTCGCGAAGACCTACATGATCCACATCCCGTACCGCGGCGCGGTGCCGGCGCTGACCGACCTGATGGGCGGACAGATCCAGCTCTTCTTCGATGCGCCCACCGGTCTCATCAACCAGGCCAAGGCCGGCAAGATCCGGCTGATCGGCGTGGCCGGCGACAAGCGGCTGCCCGCGGTGCCGGAGGTGCCGACCTTCATCGAGCAGGGCTTCGCGGGTTTCACCGGCAGCACCTGGGCCGGCATGCTCGCGCCGGCCGGCACGCCGCGCGAGATCGTCAAGCGCATGTCGGACGAGGTGGCGCGCATCATCAAGAGCGACGAGACGCGCGCGAAGCTCGATGCGATGGGCACCTTTCCGGCCGGCGGCACGCCCGAGGAGTTCGATGCCTTCATCGCATCGGAGACCGCGAAGTGGGGCGCGGTGATCCGCACCGCGGGCGTGAAGGCGGAATAG
- a CDS encoding phospholipase, with translation MKALRIYAGPAARLHIEAQGLRPQDVRTIPGAAGGPKGLILGPIDRFVFGEWLTQSNQPVHLVGASIGAWRLATACLGDPVTAFERFEHDYVRQQFEVPPGQKRLSPHQLSERFAESLQAFYGGRIGEVLAHPRYRLHVVTSRGRHILGREGRARTPVGYLGAFASNSVHRKTLGAWLERCVFSTPGAELPFGTRDFRTRQHALREDNFNLVLQASCSIPFLLAAVHDIPGAPRGAYWDGGITDYHLHLDYQPVDDGLVLYPHFQRAVVPGWLDKGLRWRHKSTGFLDRMVVLAPDPDWVKTLPNGKLPDRKDFIHFQNDAQARIAAWTRATREAQRLSDELQQWLARGSAAEILPL, from the coding sequence ATGAAGGCCCTGCGCATCTACGCCGGCCCCGCCGCGCGCCTGCACATCGAGGCCCAGGGCCTGCGGCCGCAGGATGTGCGCACCATCCCCGGCGCGGCCGGCGGTCCCAAGGGGCTGATCCTCGGGCCGATCGATCGATTCGTCTTCGGCGAGTGGCTCACGCAATCGAACCAGCCGGTGCACCTCGTGGGCGCGTCGATCGGCGCCTGGCGGCTGGCCACGGCCTGCCTCGGCGATCCGGTCACGGCCTTCGAGCGCTTCGAACACGACTACGTGCGCCAGCAGTTCGAGGTGCCGCCGGGGCAGAAGCGGCTGAGTCCGCACCAGCTGAGCGAACGCTTCGCCGAGAGCCTGCAGGCCTTCTATGGCGGGCGCATCGGCGAGGTGCTCGCGCATCCGCGCTACCGGCTGCACGTGGTGACCTCGCGCGGGCGCCACATCCTCGGGCGCGAGGGCAGGGCGCGCACGCCCGTTGGCTACCTCGGTGCCTTCGCGTCGAACAGCGTGCACCGCAAGACGCTGGGCGCCTGGCTCGAGCGCTGCGTGTTCTCCACGCCCGGCGCCGAGTTGCCCTTCGGCACGCGCGACTTCCGCACCCGCCAGCATGCGCTGCGCGAGGACAACTTCAACCTGGTGCTGCAGGCCTCGTGCTCGATCCCGTTCCTGCTGGCCGCGGTGCACGACATCCCGGGCGCGCCGCGCGGCGCCTACTGGGACGGCGGCATCACCGACTACCACCTGCACCTCGACTACCAGCCGGTCGACGACGGCCTGGTGCTGTACCCGCATTTCCAGCGCGCGGTGGTGCCGGGCTGGCTCGACAAGGGGCTGCGCTGGCGCCACAAGTCGACGGGCTTTCTCGACCGCATGGTGGTGCTCGCGCCCGATCCCGACTGGGTGAAGACCCTGCCCAACGGCAAGCTGCCCGATCGCAAGGACTTCATCCATTTCCAGAACGACGCGCAGGCCCGCATCGCGGCCTGGACGCGGGCCACGCGCGAGGCCCAGCGGCTGTCGGACGAGCTGCAGCAATGGCTGGCGCGCGGCAGTGCGGCCGAGATCCTGCCGCTCTGA